The Vibrio rhizosphaerae genome contains the following window.
TGTATATGGTTGCAATGTCTGCCAGTCGTTGCTCATCGGCTTCGGCATTCAGATCCAGAGCCTGACTCTGTTCCAGCCACGCCTCAGCCAACGCATTTCTGTGACCGCTGAGCTGTTGAATCTGCTGTGCTGACCACTGTTCATAGCTCATCTCTAATAACGGTAAATCGAGTAGCCACTCTCCCGGGTAGTCGATCAAATCAATCGACAATGTCAGCGACTTACCCAGAAGACGTTTACTTCGTTTTGCCGGTCGGTATTTAACCGCAACTCTTGTTTCGCTGACATCCCGGGTAGGCTCCGGCCAAAACGGAGGCTGGTGCTGAATCGCAGAGATCGCCTTTTCATAGTCAAAGCGAGAGACCATCAAATTGCGTTGCGGAATCCGTTTGGTGCCGATAATACGTTGTTGTTGACTCGCAGCCAGAAAAGGCAAATGGCGATGTGTCGAAAGATACTGAATTTGATTGAGCAATGAGGTGATAAAAGCCGTTTTTCCGGCCCGCGACAATCCTGTGACCGCGATTTTGATATTCGCGTCCAACCCTCGCTGAATCAATTCCGAAACATCCTGACCAATCTGTCGCATCGATACCACCTTTATTCTTTTAAGCGATTGTTGCAAATCATGCCTGTTCGTCATTGGCGTCAATCCTCATGAACGACAATTCTCATGAACGACAATGACAGACCCAAGCCATCTAAAATACAGTGCTGAACAATCAGGATGACGGGGACTGGTTCAGTCCGAGCGCCCGTTGCATGCGTTGACTCAGCCCCAATGAAACGATTCGGTAAGACTCGGTCAGATAATAACGCAACGCTTCATCCGTTTCGGCTGTACTGTGATCATGCTGTATCCACTTCATCCCGCGGGAAGCAAAGTAAGGCGCAGGTCTGTATCCCGGATGCTCGCTTAAAAAATCAAAATTCAGCACCGAGGTCTTAAACGTAAACGCCGGCTGCCCCTCGCGATTCAAACTCCCGATGGCGAACACCTTCCCACCGATCTTCCAGACATGAGAATGGTGCCACTGCACCACATAAGTCGTCGCAGGTAATGCATGACAGAATGCATTGTACTCATCTAAAGTCATAAAAAATACATCTCAAACTGAACAGCTATCCATTGGCGATCAACCAGCAAAAAGAGAGACAAATCACGCTAACCAAGCTAAAATGCGATGTCTCTCTTTTGTCCAATCTTCTGACCAATATAAGCTGTTATAAAAATGAAATCATCCCAACAACCGATTTTTCCCATCGGTGTCCGATTTATGTTTCTGTCTGCTTTAGGATTTGCCCTGATGACGGCATGTGTCAAATCAGCCAGTCAGTATGGCATTCCCGTTTTCGAGATTGTTGCTGCCCGGGCACTGGTTTCTCTGGTCATCAGTTATGCCGATGTCAAACGTAAAAAAATTTCCGTCTGGGGCCACAATAAACCGCTGCTGTTTGCACGCGGCGCTGTCGGTACGGTCGCACTGATGTGCGTCTATTATTCCGTGACCACCCTGCCTCTGGCTGAAGCAACCATTTTACAGTATATCCATCCGGTATTTACCGCCCTGTTAGCAGTGTTTTTCTTGAAAGAACGGGTTCAGCCGGCCACGATCATCTGTATTGTGACCTGCCTGCTCGGACTTTACTTTATCTTACAGTCCGATATGTCTTCCGCGTCGTCGACCCCGCTCCCTTTATTGAGTGTCGCATTCGCGCTCATGGGGGCACTCGGCAGTTCTGTAGCTTATGTTATTGTCAAAAAACTGAGTCCGACCGAAGACAGCTCAGTCATTATTTTTTATTTCCCGCTGGTTGCACTGCCAATCGCATCTTTACTCATTGGTGATGATTTTGTCTGGCCTGATTTTAATCTCACTATTTTGCTGATTTTAGTCGGTGTGTTCACACAGGTGGGGCAATACGGGCTGACCAAAGCGATGCAAACACAAGATGCAGGCCGAGCCTCCGCATTTGCGTATGTACAAATCGTCATTTCTGTCTTGCTCGGTATCGCGGTGTTTGATGAAATTCCATCGCTCTGGACGTTGATCGGCGGCATCCTCATTGTTTCCGGTGCGCTGATTAATCTGTTCGGACAGCGTCTCAGACTCGCTCGGTGCTGATCGTCATTGCAGCAAAAAACATCGATGCGTTGCCAACAATATCCTTGTGAGGGGAATATGAATTTTTCCCCTCGCTAACGGGTGACAGCATCGCTATGATGGTAACACGAAGCGGAGGATATCCCTCAGGATCATCAAGGACATCTTATGAGATTGATTGCCCTGGCTGTGTTGTTACTGAACCTACCCACATTCACTCATGCAACAGAATCAGCGACAGCGACATGGTCCATCTATAAAGAGCATGGCAACGTCAGAGTATACAGTCACAAAACGGCAGCCGACCATCTGGAAGTCAAAGCTGTCGCCGTTGTTCAAGCCATTCCCGGTGCATTAGTTGCCTTATTGCATGATGCACAACGTGGTCCCGAATGGATTGCCAACTGCCGCCGTGTCGTGATTGAAACTAAGTCCGACCATGAACGAATCATCCATGTTTATTACAGTGCGCCTTGGCCTGTTGAAGATCGGGACATGGTCATTGATTCCGTCATTCACTATGATCCGCAAGCCCGAAAAATCACGATTAGCGTACAAGATGTGGGTGAGCAATACCCTCTTGAACGCGGTTATGTGCGCATGAAACATGTGAGTGGAGAATGGCAAGCCATTCAACTGAATCACCAGCAGACTCAGATCTCGTATCAAGGTCAGGGCAGTGCTGCTGGTCATATGCCGCTATGGCTGGAAAATAAACTCTTGTTGAGCTCGACTTATGAAACGTTCCTCAATATGGCGGCGGTGATCGAAGAAGCCGTCTATCAGATCCCGCCCCCTCATCCATGAGGCTCAGACACAAATCCAATCACTAGCCAAGCCATAACCGGTCATGGGATGTTGCGGAGGGTGCTGAAACAGACACCTGTTCAGAGATCTGCTCTTGTTCTTGTGACTCATCATCGTCAGCAGAAGAAAACAGATAGGTCAGAAATCCGACGCTCGCCATATAGAGACTGGCAGCAATAATCGCGGCAATCAGGATGATTTTTTTTAACCACTGCATGGTTATTCTCGTAAAATAAAAATCGGTAGCAAACCATACCAAACTGGATAAAAATTGAAAGTGTTTCGTCATGTCAGACAACGATACGACACAGATTTTATGAAAAACCTGTCACAATCTGTCACATAGCCAGCCACCAATAGTCCATCTTATTGACACTGCTCATTTTATAATTAAATCATAGGTATTTTCACTGAACAGATATTGATATATAGATGATAAAATCCCTGAGCATATTGATGAGTACAATAAATAACGAGTACTACAACACTCTTTAATCAATAGATGATCCAACATCGTTCTTCCGAAAATTACGAAGTTATTATTTAACGGAATATAAAAAATGAAAAAAATAATTGGCAGTACCATATTAATCGTCTCACTCGTTGGCTGCGGTGGCTCCGATGGGGATGGTAAAAACGCCCTCGTCAATTACCAGTCCAATGGTTCAGGATTCAGTGATATCACCGATGGCTTCGATATCACCGTTCACTTATATAATCTGTTGGATGAAGACAAGATAGAAAAAGACCATGCCACGATCACATTCGACATTAACAATAATTCCACATTTGATGATGGCGATATTCGGATTAAAGTCGGCAATACATCAGGCATCCCCAATGTTTACTATGAGACGGGCTGGACTGTCGGTGACTTTATTGTCGAATATAACAAAGCCGGAACGATCTTGTCCGTACGGCCAAACAGCGGTGTTATTGTGGGCGGGAGTAATATTCTGACCAACGATATTGGCTCAGTCTCCTACAGACTCACCACATTCAACGATACGTTTGTCAGTAATCATCTGATATTCAGAATCAACCGGGCCTTTACTTCAAGCGATGCAGACGCCCCGCTGGTCAAACAAAGTCTGAATAAAATTTCCAGTGCGACCCCATTTAATATTGAATTCAGTGATGGCGTCAGCAGTGCAGATTATATTCCCGGTAAAGATGTATTCAGCCAAGGTACATTTACCGATAGCAAAGATGATTACACTGGTAATAATAATCAAGTGGATCTGAAGTCAATCAATATCAGCAATATCTGACCATTCCGATGTGAGTGATATATCTTGAAACAGGGTTCTCCCCCGAAAAAAAGCCTCTGTTTAGTTCAGAGGCTTTTTTTGCTGACAGCAAAGTGTTTATTGCTCGGCTTCTGCGATTTTCACTTTCCAGACATCCGGACCGGTCTGGTGCGCATTGACACCATGTGAATCAACCGCCACAGTCACCGGCATATCTTCGACTTCAAATTCGTAGATGGCTTCCATCCCTAGGTCTTCGAATGCCACAACCCGCGCTTTCTTAATCGCTTTTGCCACTAAGTAAGCGGCACCACCGACGGCCATCAGATAGACCGCCTGATGGTTTTTGATCGATTCAACCGTAGCAGCACCGCGCTCAGCTTTACCAATCATACCCATCACGCCGACATCTTCCAGCATCATATCCGTGAACTTGTCCATCCGTGTTGAGGTTGTCGGCCCTGCCGGCCCGACGACTTCATCACCCACGGCATCAACCGGCCCGACGTAATAGATAAACTTACCTTTCAGATCCACCCCGTCCGGCAAACCTTCCCCATTGCTTAACATGGTTTGAATCCGTTTATGGGCCGCATCGCGTCCGGTCAGAATTTTGCCGGACAACAGCAGGGTTTCGCCACTCTTCCATTGACGGACATCTTCTTTGGTCACCTGATCAAGATTCACACGACGTGTATTTTCACCGGCTTCCCATGTAATATCCGGCCAGTCTTCCAATTTTGGTGGCACAAACTCAGCCGGTCCGTTGCCATCTAATGTGAAATGGATATGACGCGTTGCCGCACAGTTCGGAATCAGACAAACCGGCTTCGATGCCGCATGAGTCGGGGCAGTTTTGATCTTCACATCAACAACGGTGGTTAATCCGCCTAAACCTTGCGCACCAATACCTAAACGATTCACCCGGTTGAAGATATCCAGACGCAACTCTTCTTCGGCATTTTGCGGGCCGCGATCAATCAGCTCTTGAATATCAATATGTTCCATCAGGGATTCTTTGGCCAGTACAGCCGCTTTCTCTGCCGTCCCACCGATACCGATGCCCAGCATACCCGGCGGACACCAGCCAGCGCCCATCGCGGGGAGTGTTTTTTCAACCCATTCAGCAATATCATCTGACGGATTGAGCAT
Protein-coding sequences here:
- a CDS encoding DMT family transporter; this encodes MKSSQQPIFPIGVRFMFLSALGFALMTACVKSASQYGIPVFEIVAARALVSLVISYADVKRKKISVWGHNKPLLFARGAVGTVALMCVYYSVTTLPLAEATILQYIHPVFTALLAVFFLKERVQPATIICIVTCLLGLYFILQSDMSSASSTPLPLLSVAFALMGALGSSVAYVIVKKLSPTEDSSVIIFYFPLVALPIASLLIGDDFVWPDFNLTILLILVGVFTQVGQYGLTKAMQTQDAGRASAFAYVQIVISVLLGIAVFDEIPSLWTLIGGILIVSGALINLFGQRLRLARC
- a CDS encoding fumarate hydratase, which produces MTLIRKEDVISSVADALQYISYYHPLDFVQALKKAYDREESQAAKDAIAQILINSRMAAEGHRPICQDTGIVTCFVNIGMNVQWEGDMTVQQMVDEGVRQAYTNPENPLRASVLHDPAGKRINSRDNTPAVVHINMVPGDQVEIQIAAKGGGSENKTKMVMLNPSDDIAEWVEKTLPAMGAGWCPPGMLGIGIGGTAEKAAVLAKESLMEHIDIQELIDRGPQNAEEELRLDIFNRVNRLGIGAQGLGGLTTVVDVKIKTAPTHAASKPVCLIPNCAATRHIHFTLDGNGPAEFVPPKLEDWPDITWEAGENTRRVNLDQVTKEDVRQWKSGETLLLSGKILTGRDAAHKRIQTMLSNGEGLPDGVDLKGKFIYYVGPVDAVGDEVVGPAGPTTSTRMDKFTDMMLEDVGVMGMIGKAERGAATVESIKNHQAVYLMAVGGAAYLVAKAIKKARVVAFEDLGMEAIYEFEVEDMPVTVAVDSHGVNAHQTGPDVWKVKIAEAEQ
- a CDS encoding SRPBCC family protein; translation: MRLIALAVLLLNLPTFTHATESATATWSIYKEHGNVRVYSHKTAADHLEVKAVAVVQAIPGALVALLHDAQRGPEWIANCRRVVIETKSDHERIIHVYYSAPWPVEDRDMVIDSVIHYDPQARKITISVQDVGEQYPLERGYVRMKHVSGEWQAIQLNHQQTQISYQGQGSAAGHMPLWLENKLLLSSTYETFLNMAAVIEEAVYQIPPPHP
- a CDS encoding MmcQ/YjbR family DNA-binding protein; this encodes MTLDEYNAFCHALPATTYVVQWHHSHVWKIGGKVFAIGSLNREGQPAFTFKTSVLNFDFLSEHPGYRPAPYFASRGMKWIQHDHSTAETDEALRYYLTESYRIVSLGLSQRMQRALGLNQSPSS